In the Paroedura picta isolate Pp20150507F chromosome 15, Ppicta_v3.0, whole genome shotgun sequence genome, one interval contains:
- the PERM1 gene encoding PGC-1 and ERR-induced regulator in muscle protein 1 isoform X1 produces the protein MENFEYSIQLNDRDWAEFYLASEECSLVQAALATAEEPLPSDLEDGEVESRSIRVRVGPARPPSSGSCPPGVAPRRLPLAEEVLSGSEDETDLGSVGRFLCDNSRRGAPWTWSSASQGSPSSHVTLAPLGGHLELAGEREASFAAEGRELEMEDRLTDPDHPLPEVDVAVQKAELPGQISGLEKPACSVPMNVDASKGANGQAGEHRSRPLGLASQQHARDVISQTASVDSPFPLSVGNNVVCGNPESEDLHAHLPSYLPGQSEGAEHQETGTEHFKVSLKAPVPSYQEKPSLFQGPTSTWAPSDPLSASHKEGVWESRRNEAEKAAGLEGEGQTDQSKDLVGCGLKGEGQVDQEISSASCRVSLQKVAREPEASQHLQATVVKDSRCSGPLDRPREAAGPQKDGVEETCHPLSLTGLFEGESPRTAQGNQRSVFVEENIPYCLALEDSLEVPLAMMSWPQDYDGVIGGDTQEQVGKMQDRVAEKAFASDIGQDLPEMYGPEMYEYFFTDTEGTGVGESSRKKETGPEMPSSPHLPPAPSTDFQDSDSNTAGDATHISVPEVYEHFFNNEAQGRKSWKPIFLSMPASEARKVVRALKSLLSKPAHLLRGRPTRPGTPLRRGSHGKLVVFSPQLLEESQLRPEDLRVAVMSPERPLQLALTHRDMCLVFVAFASWAVKTSNLQAPDAWKIGPDIQRQPSWKQAKHKEDLSCVFSILRGKMLLNLEALFNYNCTELLTDISCMHSPKIPHLRSKWLSYVRTPKLPVRVGSDKEPLHPT, from the exons ATGGAAAATTTTGAGTACAGCATCCAGCTGAATGACCGGGACTGGGCTGAATTCTACTTGGCCTCTGAAGAATGCAGCTTGGTGCAGGCAGCTCTGGCAACCGCCGAGGAGCCGCTTCCGAGTGACCTTGAGGACGGGGAGGTGGAGAGCAGGTCGATCCGAGTGCGAGTGGGCCCGGCCCGGCCTCCCAGCTCAGGCAGCTGCCCACCAGGTGTAGCCCCTCGCAGACTCCCGCTGGCAGAAGAGGTTCTGTCAGGCAGTGAGGACGAAACGGACCTTGGCTCGGTCGGCAGGTTCCTGTGTGACAACAGCCGGCGCGGCGCACCTTGGACATGGTCTTCTGCCAGCCAGGGAAGCCCATCATCCCATGTCACTTTGGCGCCATTGGGAGGCCACCTTGAGCTTGCCGGAGAACGTGAGGCTTCATTTGCAGCAGAGGGAAGAGAATTGGAGATGGAAGACAGGCTCACCGATCCTGATCATCCCCTGCCAGAGGTCGATGTTGCCGTCCAAAAGGCAGAACTCCCAGGACAAATCTCAGGCCTGGAGAAACCTGCTTGCTCTGTGCCGATGAATGTGGATGCCTCCAAGGGGGCAAATGGCCAAGCAGGAGAACACAGAAGCAGACCCCTTGGCTTGGCATCGCAGCAGCACGCCAGGGATGTAATCTCCCAGACTGCTTCAGTTGACAGCCCCTTCCCATTATCAGTGGGGAACAATGTTGTTTGTGGGAACCCCGAGTCAGAGGATCTACATGCACATCTACCTTCCTACCTACCTGGACAGTCTGAAGGAGCTGAGCACCAAGAAACAGGAACCGAGCACTTTAAGGTCAGTTTGAAGGCTCCAGTACCGTCGTACCAAGAAAAGCCTTCCCTGTTTCAAGGCCCAACAAGCACCTGGGCACCATCTGACCCTCTGTCAGCAAGCCACAAGGAAGGGGTTTGGGAAAGCAGAAGAAATGAGGCAGAGAAGGCTGCAGGTCTTGAAGGTGAAGGGCAGACAGACCAGAGCAAGGACTTGGTTGGCTGCGGCTTAAAAGGGGAAGGTCAAGTTGACCAAGAAATCAGTTCTGCCAGCTGCAGGGTGAGTTTGCAGAAGGTCGCCAGAGAACCAGAAGCAAGCCAGCATCTACAAGCAACCGTCGTTAAAGATTCCAGATGTTCTGGACCATTGGATCGGCCCAGAGAAGCTGCAGGGCCCCAGAAGGATGGTGTGGAGGAAACCTGCCATCCTCTCAGCCTGACTGGGCTGTTTGAAGGGGAATCTCCAAGGACAGCACAAGGAAATCAGAGATCAGTCTTTGTAGAAGAAAACATTCCGTATTGTCTGGCACTGGAGGACTCTCTAGAAGTTCCCTTGGCCATGATGTCCTGGCCGCAAGACTATGACGGTGTCATCGGTGGTGACACCCAAGAGCAGGTGGGAAAGATGCAGGACAGAGTGGCTGAGAAAGCATTTGCTTCAGACATTGGTCAGGACTTGCCTGAAATGTACGGGCCTGAAATGTATGAATATTTCTTCACAGACACGGAAGGGACTGGGGTGGGCgagagcagcaggaaaaaagaaacaggGCCAGAGATGCCCAGCAGCCCCCACCTGCCGCCGGCTCCATCGACTGATTTTCAGGACTCAGACTCTAATACAGCAGGAGACGCCACCCACATCTCTGTCCCAGAGGTGTACGAACACTTCTTCAACAACGAAGCCCAGGGCAGGAAGAGCTGGAAGCCGATTTTCCTGAGCATGCCGGCCTCGGAGGCCAGGAAGGTTGTGAGAGCTTTGAAATCTCTCCTCAGCAAACCTGCCCACCTTCTCAGAGGCCGTCCCACAAGGCCCGGGACGCCGCTCCGGAGAGGATCCCATGGAAAGCTGGTGGTCTTTTCACCACAACTCCTGGAAGAGAGCCAACTAAGACCAGAAGACCTCAGGGTGGCTGTGATGTCACCAG AAAGACCCCTTCAGCTGGCTCTCACGCACAGGGACATGTGCCTGGTCTTCGTGGCATTCGCTTCGTGGGCCGTCAAGACCTCCAACCTGCAGGCCCCAGACGCTTGGAAGATAG GGCCTGATATCCAAAGACAGCCAAGCTGGAAGCAAGCGAAGCATAAAGAAGACCTGTCCTGTGTTTTCAGTATACTCAGAGGTAAAATGCTCCTGAATCTGGAGGCTCTATTTAATTATAATTGCACCGAGCTACTGACAGACATATCCTGTATGCATTCGCCTAAAATTCCACACCTAAGAAGCAAATGGCTCTCATATGTGAGAACTCCCAAACTGCCTGTAAGGGTGGGCTCGGATAAGGAGCCCCTCCACCCTACCTAA
- the PERM1 gene encoding PGC-1 and ERR-induced regulator in muscle protein 1 isoform X2 — protein sequence MENFEYSIQLNDRDWAEFYLASEECSLVQAALATAEEPLPSDLEDGEVESRSIRVRVGPARPPSSGSCPPGVAPRRLPLAEEVLSGSEDETDLGSVGRFLCDNSRRGAPWTWSSASQGSPSSHVTLAPLGGHLELAGEREASFAAEGRELEMEDRLTDPDHPLPEVDVAVQKAELPGQISGLEKPACSVPMNVDASKGANGQAGEHRSRPLGLASQQHARDVISQTASVDSPFPLSVGNNVVCGNPESEDLHAHLPSYLPGQSEGAEHQETGTEHFKVSLKAPVPSYQEKPSLFQGPTSTWAPSDPLSASHKEGVWESRRNEAEKAAGLEGEGQTDQSKDLVGCGLKGEGQVDQEISSASCRVSLQKVAREPEASQHLQATVVKDSRCSGPLDRPREAAGPQKDGVEETCHPLSLTGLFEGESPRTAQGNQRSVFVEENIPYCLALEDSLEVPLAMMSWPQDYDGVIGGDTQEQVGKMQDRVAEKAFASDIGQDLPEMYGPEMYEYFFTDTEGTGVGESSRKKETGPEMPSSPHLPPAPSTDFQDSDSNTAGDATHISVPEVYEHFFNNEAQGRKSWKPIFLSMPASEARKVVRALKSLLSKPAHLLRGRPTRPGTPLRRGSHGKLVVFSPQLLEESQLRPEDLRVAVMSPERPLQLALTHRDMCLVFVAFASWAVKTSNLQAPDAWKIGPDIQRQPSWKQAKHKEDLSCVFSILRVVPAGHRTQDQA from the exons ATGGAAAATTTTGAGTACAGCATCCAGCTGAATGACCGGGACTGGGCTGAATTCTACTTGGCCTCTGAAGAATGCAGCTTGGTGCAGGCAGCTCTGGCAACCGCCGAGGAGCCGCTTCCGAGTGACCTTGAGGACGGGGAGGTGGAGAGCAGGTCGATCCGAGTGCGAGTGGGCCCGGCCCGGCCTCCCAGCTCAGGCAGCTGCCCACCAGGTGTAGCCCCTCGCAGACTCCCGCTGGCAGAAGAGGTTCTGTCAGGCAGTGAGGACGAAACGGACCTTGGCTCGGTCGGCAGGTTCCTGTGTGACAACAGCCGGCGCGGCGCACCTTGGACATGGTCTTCTGCCAGCCAGGGAAGCCCATCATCCCATGTCACTTTGGCGCCATTGGGAGGCCACCTTGAGCTTGCCGGAGAACGTGAGGCTTCATTTGCAGCAGAGGGAAGAGAATTGGAGATGGAAGACAGGCTCACCGATCCTGATCATCCCCTGCCAGAGGTCGATGTTGCCGTCCAAAAGGCAGAACTCCCAGGACAAATCTCAGGCCTGGAGAAACCTGCTTGCTCTGTGCCGATGAATGTGGATGCCTCCAAGGGGGCAAATGGCCAAGCAGGAGAACACAGAAGCAGACCCCTTGGCTTGGCATCGCAGCAGCACGCCAGGGATGTAATCTCCCAGACTGCTTCAGTTGACAGCCCCTTCCCATTATCAGTGGGGAACAATGTTGTTTGTGGGAACCCCGAGTCAGAGGATCTACATGCACATCTACCTTCCTACCTACCTGGACAGTCTGAAGGAGCTGAGCACCAAGAAACAGGAACCGAGCACTTTAAGGTCAGTTTGAAGGCTCCAGTACCGTCGTACCAAGAAAAGCCTTCCCTGTTTCAAGGCCCAACAAGCACCTGGGCACCATCTGACCCTCTGTCAGCAAGCCACAAGGAAGGGGTTTGGGAAAGCAGAAGAAATGAGGCAGAGAAGGCTGCAGGTCTTGAAGGTGAAGGGCAGACAGACCAGAGCAAGGACTTGGTTGGCTGCGGCTTAAAAGGGGAAGGTCAAGTTGACCAAGAAATCAGTTCTGCCAGCTGCAGGGTGAGTTTGCAGAAGGTCGCCAGAGAACCAGAAGCAAGCCAGCATCTACAAGCAACCGTCGTTAAAGATTCCAGATGTTCTGGACCATTGGATCGGCCCAGAGAAGCTGCAGGGCCCCAGAAGGATGGTGTGGAGGAAACCTGCCATCCTCTCAGCCTGACTGGGCTGTTTGAAGGGGAATCTCCAAGGACAGCACAAGGAAATCAGAGATCAGTCTTTGTAGAAGAAAACATTCCGTATTGTCTGGCACTGGAGGACTCTCTAGAAGTTCCCTTGGCCATGATGTCCTGGCCGCAAGACTATGACGGTGTCATCGGTGGTGACACCCAAGAGCAGGTGGGAAAGATGCAGGACAGAGTGGCTGAGAAAGCATTTGCTTCAGACATTGGTCAGGACTTGCCTGAAATGTACGGGCCTGAAATGTATGAATATTTCTTCACAGACACGGAAGGGACTGGGGTGGGCgagagcagcaggaaaaaagaaacaggGCCAGAGATGCCCAGCAGCCCCCACCTGCCGCCGGCTCCATCGACTGATTTTCAGGACTCAGACTCTAATACAGCAGGAGACGCCACCCACATCTCTGTCCCAGAGGTGTACGAACACTTCTTCAACAACGAAGCCCAGGGCAGGAAGAGCTGGAAGCCGATTTTCCTGAGCATGCCGGCCTCGGAGGCCAGGAAGGTTGTGAGAGCTTTGAAATCTCTCCTCAGCAAACCTGCCCACCTTCTCAGAGGCCGTCCCACAAGGCCCGGGACGCCGCTCCGGAGAGGATCCCATGGAAAGCTGGTGGTCTTTTCACCACAACTCCTGGAAGAGAGCCAACTAAGACCAGAAGACCTCAGGGTGGCTGTGATGTCACCAG AAAGACCCCTTCAGCTGGCTCTCACGCACAGGGACATGTGCCTGGTCTTCGTGGCATTCGCTTCGTGGGCCGTCAAGACCTCCAACCTGCAGGCCCCAGACGCTTGGAAGATAG GGCCTGATATCCAAAGACAGCCAAGCTGGAAGCAAGCGAAGCATAAAGAAGACCTGTCCTGTGTTTTCAGTATACTCAGAG
- the PERM1 gene encoding PGC-1 and ERR-induced regulator in muscle protein 1 isoform X3, protein MENFEYSIQLNDRDWAEFYLASEECSLVQAALATAEEPLPSDLEDGEVESRSIRVRVGPARPPSSGSCPPGVAPRRLPLAEEVLSGSEDETDLGSVGRFLCDNSRRGAPWTWSSASQGSPSSHVTLAPLGGHLELAGEREASFAAEGRELEMEDRLTDPDHPLPEVDVAVQKAELPGQISGLEKPACSVPMNVDASKGANGQAGEHRSRPLGLASQQHARDVISQTASVDSPFPLSVGNNVVCGNPESEDLHAHLPSYLPGQSEGAEHQETGTEHFKVSLKAPVPSYQEKPSLFQGPTSTWAPSDPLSASHKEGVWESRRNEAEKAAGLEGEGQTDQSKDLVGCGLKGEGQVDQEISSASCRVSLQKVAREPEASQHLQATVVKDSRCSGPLDRPREAAGPQKDGVEETCHPLSLTGLFEGESPRTAQGNQRSVFVEENIPYCLALEDSLEVPLAMMSWPQDYDGVIGGDTQEQVGKMQDRVAEKAFASDIGQDLPEMYGPEMYEYFFTDTEGTGVGESSRKKETGPEMPSSPHLPPAPSTDFQDSDSNTAGDATHISVPEVYEHFFNNEAQGRKSWKPIFLSMPASEARKVVRALKSLLSKPAHLLRGRPTRPGTPLRRGSHGKLVVFSPQLLEESQLRPEDLRVAVMSPERPLQLALTHRDMCLVFVAFASWAVKTSNLQAPDAWKIVLLANFGTLSAIRYFRRQIMAEGAQDT, encoded by the exons ATGGAAAATTTTGAGTACAGCATCCAGCTGAATGACCGGGACTGGGCTGAATTCTACTTGGCCTCTGAAGAATGCAGCTTGGTGCAGGCAGCTCTGGCAACCGCCGAGGAGCCGCTTCCGAGTGACCTTGAGGACGGGGAGGTGGAGAGCAGGTCGATCCGAGTGCGAGTGGGCCCGGCCCGGCCTCCCAGCTCAGGCAGCTGCCCACCAGGTGTAGCCCCTCGCAGACTCCCGCTGGCAGAAGAGGTTCTGTCAGGCAGTGAGGACGAAACGGACCTTGGCTCGGTCGGCAGGTTCCTGTGTGACAACAGCCGGCGCGGCGCACCTTGGACATGGTCTTCTGCCAGCCAGGGAAGCCCATCATCCCATGTCACTTTGGCGCCATTGGGAGGCCACCTTGAGCTTGCCGGAGAACGTGAGGCTTCATTTGCAGCAGAGGGAAGAGAATTGGAGATGGAAGACAGGCTCACCGATCCTGATCATCCCCTGCCAGAGGTCGATGTTGCCGTCCAAAAGGCAGAACTCCCAGGACAAATCTCAGGCCTGGAGAAACCTGCTTGCTCTGTGCCGATGAATGTGGATGCCTCCAAGGGGGCAAATGGCCAAGCAGGAGAACACAGAAGCAGACCCCTTGGCTTGGCATCGCAGCAGCACGCCAGGGATGTAATCTCCCAGACTGCTTCAGTTGACAGCCCCTTCCCATTATCAGTGGGGAACAATGTTGTTTGTGGGAACCCCGAGTCAGAGGATCTACATGCACATCTACCTTCCTACCTACCTGGACAGTCTGAAGGAGCTGAGCACCAAGAAACAGGAACCGAGCACTTTAAGGTCAGTTTGAAGGCTCCAGTACCGTCGTACCAAGAAAAGCCTTCCCTGTTTCAAGGCCCAACAAGCACCTGGGCACCATCTGACCCTCTGTCAGCAAGCCACAAGGAAGGGGTTTGGGAAAGCAGAAGAAATGAGGCAGAGAAGGCTGCAGGTCTTGAAGGTGAAGGGCAGACAGACCAGAGCAAGGACTTGGTTGGCTGCGGCTTAAAAGGGGAAGGTCAAGTTGACCAAGAAATCAGTTCTGCCAGCTGCAGGGTGAGTTTGCAGAAGGTCGCCAGAGAACCAGAAGCAAGCCAGCATCTACAAGCAACCGTCGTTAAAGATTCCAGATGTTCTGGACCATTGGATCGGCCCAGAGAAGCTGCAGGGCCCCAGAAGGATGGTGTGGAGGAAACCTGCCATCCTCTCAGCCTGACTGGGCTGTTTGAAGGGGAATCTCCAAGGACAGCACAAGGAAATCAGAGATCAGTCTTTGTAGAAGAAAACATTCCGTATTGTCTGGCACTGGAGGACTCTCTAGAAGTTCCCTTGGCCATGATGTCCTGGCCGCAAGACTATGACGGTGTCATCGGTGGTGACACCCAAGAGCAGGTGGGAAAGATGCAGGACAGAGTGGCTGAGAAAGCATTTGCTTCAGACATTGGTCAGGACTTGCCTGAAATGTACGGGCCTGAAATGTATGAATATTTCTTCACAGACACGGAAGGGACTGGGGTGGGCgagagcagcaggaaaaaagaaacaggGCCAGAGATGCCCAGCAGCCCCCACCTGCCGCCGGCTCCATCGACTGATTTTCAGGACTCAGACTCTAATACAGCAGGAGACGCCACCCACATCTCTGTCCCAGAGGTGTACGAACACTTCTTCAACAACGAAGCCCAGGGCAGGAAGAGCTGGAAGCCGATTTTCCTGAGCATGCCGGCCTCGGAGGCCAGGAAGGTTGTGAGAGCTTTGAAATCTCTCCTCAGCAAACCTGCCCACCTTCTCAGAGGCCGTCCCACAAGGCCCGGGACGCCGCTCCGGAGAGGATCCCATGGAAAGCTGGTGGTCTTTTCACCACAACTCCTGGAAGAGAGCCAACTAAGACCAGAAGACCTCAGGGTGGCTGTGATGTCACCAG AAAGACCCCTTCAGCTGGCTCTCACGCACAGGGACATGTGCCTGGTCTTCGTGGCATTCGCTTCGTGGGCCGTCAAGACCTCCAACCTGCAGGCCCCAGACGCTTGGAAGATAG tgTTGCTTGCAAATTTTGGCACCCTTTCAGCCATCCGCTACTTCCGGCGGCAAATCATGGCAGAAGGAGCACAGGACACCTAA
- the PERM1 gene encoding PGC-1 and ERR-induced regulator in muscle protein 1 isoform X4 — protein MENFEYSIQLNDRDWAEFYLASEECSLVQAALATAEEPLPSDLEDGEVESRSIRVRVGPARPPSSGSCPPGVAPRRLPLAEEVLSGSEDETDLGSVGRFLCDNSRRGAPWTWSSASQGSPSSHVTLAPLGGHLELAGEREASFAAEGRELEMEDRLTDPDHPLPEVDVAVQKAELPGQISGLEKPACSVPMNVDASKGANGQAGEHRSRPLGLASQQHARDVISQTASVDSPFPLSVGNNVVCGNPESEDLHAHLPSYLPGQSEGAEHQETGTEHFKVSLKAPVPSYQEKPSLFQGPTSTWAPSDPLSASHKEGVWESRRNEAEKAAGLEGEGQTDQSKDLVGCGLKGEGQVDQEISSASCRVSLQKVAREPEASQHLQATVVKDSRCSGPLDRPREAAGPQKDGVEETCHPLSLTGLFEGESPRTAQGNQRSVFVEENIPYCLALEDSLEVPLAMMSWPQDYDGVIGGDTQEQVGKMQDRVAEKAFASDIGQDLPEMYGPEMYEYFFTDTEGTGVGESSRKKETGPEMPSSPHLPPAPSTDFQDSDSNTAGDATHISVPEVYEHFFNNEAQGRKSWKPIFLSMPASEARKVVRALKSLLSKPAHLLRGRPTRPGTPLRRGSHGKLVVFSPQLLEESQLRPEDLRVAVMSPDPFSWLSRTGTCAWSSWHSLRGPSRPPTCRPQTLGR, from the exons ATGGAAAATTTTGAGTACAGCATCCAGCTGAATGACCGGGACTGGGCTGAATTCTACTTGGCCTCTGAAGAATGCAGCTTGGTGCAGGCAGCTCTGGCAACCGCCGAGGAGCCGCTTCCGAGTGACCTTGAGGACGGGGAGGTGGAGAGCAGGTCGATCCGAGTGCGAGTGGGCCCGGCCCGGCCTCCCAGCTCAGGCAGCTGCCCACCAGGTGTAGCCCCTCGCAGACTCCCGCTGGCAGAAGAGGTTCTGTCAGGCAGTGAGGACGAAACGGACCTTGGCTCGGTCGGCAGGTTCCTGTGTGACAACAGCCGGCGCGGCGCACCTTGGACATGGTCTTCTGCCAGCCAGGGAAGCCCATCATCCCATGTCACTTTGGCGCCATTGGGAGGCCACCTTGAGCTTGCCGGAGAACGTGAGGCTTCATTTGCAGCAGAGGGAAGAGAATTGGAGATGGAAGACAGGCTCACCGATCCTGATCATCCCCTGCCAGAGGTCGATGTTGCCGTCCAAAAGGCAGAACTCCCAGGACAAATCTCAGGCCTGGAGAAACCTGCTTGCTCTGTGCCGATGAATGTGGATGCCTCCAAGGGGGCAAATGGCCAAGCAGGAGAACACAGAAGCAGACCCCTTGGCTTGGCATCGCAGCAGCACGCCAGGGATGTAATCTCCCAGACTGCTTCAGTTGACAGCCCCTTCCCATTATCAGTGGGGAACAATGTTGTTTGTGGGAACCCCGAGTCAGAGGATCTACATGCACATCTACCTTCCTACCTACCTGGACAGTCTGAAGGAGCTGAGCACCAAGAAACAGGAACCGAGCACTTTAAGGTCAGTTTGAAGGCTCCAGTACCGTCGTACCAAGAAAAGCCTTCCCTGTTTCAAGGCCCAACAAGCACCTGGGCACCATCTGACCCTCTGTCAGCAAGCCACAAGGAAGGGGTTTGGGAAAGCAGAAGAAATGAGGCAGAGAAGGCTGCAGGTCTTGAAGGTGAAGGGCAGACAGACCAGAGCAAGGACTTGGTTGGCTGCGGCTTAAAAGGGGAAGGTCAAGTTGACCAAGAAATCAGTTCTGCCAGCTGCAGGGTGAGTTTGCAGAAGGTCGCCAGAGAACCAGAAGCAAGCCAGCATCTACAAGCAACCGTCGTTAAAGATTCCAGATGTTCTGGACCATTGGATCGGCCCAGAGAAGCTGCAGGGCCCCAGAAGGATGGTGTGGAGGAAACCTGCCATCCTCTCAGCCTGACTGGGCTGTTTGAAGGGGAATCTCCAAGGACAGCACAAGGAAATCAGAGATCAGTCTTTGTAGAAGAAAACATTCCGTATTGTCTGGCACTGGAGGACTCTCTAGAAGTTCCCTTGGCCATGATGTCCTGGCCGCAAGACTATGACGGTGTCATCGGTGGTGACACCCAAGAGCAGGTGGGAAAGATGCAGGACAGAGTGGCTGAGAAAGCATTTGCTTCAGACATTGGTCAGGACTTGCCTGAAATGTACGGGCCTGAAATGTATGAATATTTCTTCACAGACACGGAAGGGACTGGGGTGGGCgagagcagcaggaaaaaagaaacaggGCCAGAGATGCCCAGCAGCCCCCACCTGCCGCCGGCTCCATCGACTGATTTTCAGGACTCAGACTCTAATACAGCAGGAGACGCCACCCACATCTCTGTCCCAGAGGTGTACGAACACTTCTTCAACAACGAAGCCCAGGGCAGGAAGAGCTGGAAGCCGATTTTCCTGAGCATGCCGGCCTCGGAGGCCAGGAAGGTTGTGAGAGCTTTGAAATCTCTCCTCAGCAAACCTGCCCACCTTCTCAGAGGCCGTCCCACAAGGCCCGGGACGCCGCTCCGGAGAGGATCCCATGGAAAGCTGGTGGTCTTTTCACCACAACTCCTGGAAGAGAGCCAACTAAGACCAGAAGACCTCAGGGTGGCTGTGATGTCACCAG ACCCCTTCAGCTGGCTCTCACGCACAGGGACATGTGCCTGGTCTTCGTGGCATTCGCTTCGTGGGCCGTCAAGACCTCCAACCTGCAGGCCCCAGACGCTTGGAAGATAG